A region of the Myxococcus stipitatus DSM 14675 genome:
TCCTAGGGAAGGGTGCGCACGACGCTGGTGTCGGGGGCGCTTTGGTCTTGAGTGTTATTGAAGGTGTTGTCCGGGCCGCAGCCACGGCTGGTGCAGCCAGGGCTGTTGGCCACGGGCGCGTTCTGGTTGGAGACGAGTGCTTGGACGATGGCTCTCGTGGGGCGACCCTGGGCGTTCACGACCTCGCCGACCGCGGCAATCCACACCTGCCCATTCGCGTCGATGGTTTCGCTCCCGTCGTCGATGTCATCGCGAACGAAGACGCGGTAACGCACGTTGTTCTGCTCGGGGTAGTCGACGTACGGCTCTCCGCCCGCGCTGGCTTTCTCCGCCGGCTGCAGCGTGGTCGGCGACAAGCTCAGGTAGTTCCAGCCACCCGGGCCCGTTCCTGGCAGGAGCTCTCGCCAGGCGGGAACTGCGCCCTTGATTCCGAGGTCCTGGACGATGGCGCCATTCAGATCCGAGAGCACCTGCCCATACCGCTGGTCATTGCCCAGACGCAGCCGGATGGCCTCGCGTCCTTCGGCCAAGCCCGCCTCCGCCGCGAAGAAGGCTTCCTTCTGCCGGCGCGCATCCGCCTGGGTGTCCGCCTCGCGTCCCACCACCCGGTAGCTCAGCATCACCGCCATGGTCACGACGAGGACGACCCCCAGTGCGACGAGCAGTGTGAATCCCCGGTTCACTCGGTTCCGGGCCTTGTTCTGGGACGGCATCTCACTGCTCCTCTGCCCCCGCCCCAAGCAGGGGAGTGGTGGAATTCTCGTACATTTAGCAACCCATGTGCCCACTACATCAAGGTTGTAACCCACTGAAATTCTTTGCGTACGTGGGACTCAAACCCTGGGTCTGAGGCATCAGTGACCTCGCAAAAAGTGCGAGGTCACTTCGGTTTGCGTAGCATGGATCAACCTTCCTGGACCTCCAAGGTGCGCAGCCGGTCCACCAAGGCCTGCATCCGTTCCTGGTGGGTCCCGGCCCAGAAGACCCGGCGGCAGTCCGGGCACTGCTGGAAGCGCGTGTGCCGCTCCGCGACCCCTTCCGGGACGCGCCCCACCACCTCATGCGGCGCCGCCGGGCTCAGGGGCGCGTTGCAGGCGATGCATCGGGAGAACGGACTCATCCGCGCCCCCAGCCCATACCGCCGGACCACCTCCACCAGTTGCTCCGCCGGGTCCGTCGCGCGAGGGAAGTAGCCCAAGCGCACCTCGCCCCGCTTGAGCACGCCGATGTCTCGGGTCAGCAGGATGCGAGCCTCCGAGCTCGACACGCGCGCCAGCTCGTCATCCCGGTAGTCATTCCGCCAGAGCGTGTCGAAGCCCAGCATCCGCAGGAACCCCGACAGCCGCCCCAGCCCCACATCCAGGACGAAGCGGGGCACCCCCTCCACCACTCCCCGGGAGGGAAAGACCTCCACCCGTGAGCCGGGCGCCAGCCGGTGCCCGAACTCCACCAGGGCACCGTCGACGCGCACCTCGCCCATCTCGGGATGTGGCGGCCCCAGTGACTCGAGCAGATCCTTGACGGCCGGCGAGCCCAGGGGCGTCACCTCCAGCTCCGTGCCTCGCTTCTCGGGAGGAAGGAAGTCGTTCAACCTCCCCTGGAATCGCACGCTCACCATGAGAAGGGACTCCTGGCTCCACACGGAGGAGAGACCGGGAAGCTGGGCGGAGTGGGCATCGGGGTGAACCGTGACTCAGGTTTCACCACTGTAAACGTACGAATCAGCGGTATGTCGCGGGACTGTAACCCGACAGGTCCACTATACTGCTCGGCTTATCCGCGTGCCGGTCGCAGGCGGAGCCAACCCTTGAATCGTCACCCCTGGAAGCAGGCCGGACGCATGAAAAAGACCCTTTCCTATCTCGCGTGCGCGTCGATGACGCTCACGCTGTTTGCTCTTGCGTGCGGTGACTCCAATCCGCCCAAGGTTCCGCATCCCACCGAGGACGGTGGTGTCCTGTGGAAGGAGTGCAACCCGAGCCTGGCGTCGCCGTGCGGCACGGGCGAGGAATGTCGCATCGTCCCGCACTATGACCGCGCCGTCTGTGTCCGCCCCTGCGATGCGCAGACCGCGTGTGGCACGGCGGAGGCGGCGTGCTGCCCCATCGGTGGCGCGGGCTCGGCGTCCTACTGCCTGCCCACGGAGGCGTGCACCTCGGGAGGCCAGGACGACGGCGGCGAGACGACTGACTCGGGCACGGACTCCGGCACCAACACCGACTCCGGGACGAACACCGACTCCGGCACGGACACCGACTCCGGGACGAACACCGACGCGGGCACGAACACGGACGCGGGCACGGACCCCGACGCGGGCACGAACACGGACGCGGGCACGGACACGGACGCGGGCACCGACGCGGGTCCCATCACGGACGCGGGCACCGACGCGGGCACGGACATGGACGCGGGCACCGACGCCGGCACGGACACGGACGCGGGTCCTGCCACGGACGCGGGCACCGACGCCGGCACGGACACGGACGCGGGCACTGACGCCGGTTCGGGCGGTGGCACCACGAACATCCGCGTCATGGCGGCGAACCTCACCAGCGGTAACGGGCAGGACTACGACCCGGGCCACGGCCTCCGGCTGATGCAGGGGGTGGACCCCGACGTCGTGCTCATCCAGGAGTTCAACTACAAGAGCAACTCCACGGCGGACATCCGCGAGATGGTTTCGTCGACGTTCGGCTCGAGCTTCTCGTACTACCGGGAGACGGGCGCGCAGATTCCCAACGGCATCATCAGCCGCTGGCCCATCATCGCCTCCGGTGAGTGGACGGACGTGGAGGTCAGCAACCGTGACTTCGCGTGGGCGCGCATCGACATCCCGGGGACGAAGGACCTCTGGGTCGTGAGCGTGCACCTGCTGACCCGCAGCGCCGGCGTGCGCAACACCGAGGCGCGCAACCTCGTCAACTACATCACGGCCAACGTCCCCGAGGACGACTACCTGGTCATCGGTGGCGACCTCAACACCGACTCCTTCAGCGAGTCCTGCTTCGGCACGTTCTCGGATGTGGTCATCACCTCCGCGCCGTACCCCGCGGACCGCAATGGCAAGACGGGCACCAATGCCTCGCGCGCCAAGCCCTATGACCACGTGCTGGTGGACGCGGACCTGAACCAGTACCGCACGGCCACCGTCATCGGCTCCAGCCAGTTCCCGAATGGCCTGGTGCTCGACAGCCGCGTCTACACCCCGCTGTCGGAGATTGCCCCGGTGCAGGCGGGTGACAGCGATGCGTCCAACATGCAGCACATGGGCGTGGTGAAGGACTTCGTCGTCCCGTACTAGCCGCTCGGCTGGACGGACACCCAGGCGCGGCGGCCCATGCTGGGGTCGCCGCGTCGGGTCAGGGTTGCCACTTGTGCTTGTTGCGCTCGAGGAATCGGGCCACGACCGGGATGCGAGCGATGAGCGGCGTGAGCACGAACACCGCCGCGAACCGCAGGGGCTTCACCACCTGCGTGGCCGCATAGGCCGCGGCGAGGGTGCCCGCCTTCGCGCCCGCGCTGGACGGCTGGAAGCCCAGCTCGATGGCCACGTAGAAGCCCGCGAGCATCAGCCCGAGGAGGGCGAAGTTCGTCACGATGGCCACCGGGCCATACTCCAGCATCAGGTTCTTGAAGCGCGCCATCAGCGACGGCTTCTCGGGCGAGGCCGCCTGGGTCGGGGCGGGTGGGGATGTGTCGGAGACTGGGGGATTCACGGGAGGCTCAACAGGCGACATGTCTCCACCATGCCCCAAAGAAGCGCTGGCCGGGAGACAGAGCAGGCAGGCCGCGGCCAAGGTGTTGGGCTCTCTGGGTTGTCAGGGCTGCTGGGGGCGGGTTAGAGGACAGGGACGCGTCATGAAAGCCTCCCTTCGCCTCCTCTTCCTCGTGGCCACCACGGTGCTCCTCGCCGACCAGGTGACCAAGTATCTGGCTGTGTCCCGGCTGACGGATGCCCTGGACGGGCGTGAGGGCCTCTCCCGGGTGACGGGGTACTTCACCCAGCACAACCTGGACAACAACCCGCCTCCGGAGGGCGAGCGGCGGGTGACCCGCCCCTATCGCTTCATCGAGGACTACTGGCACTTCCGCTATGTGGAGAACCCGGGGGCCGCGTGGGGCTTGTTCGCGAACCTGCCCGACGGCGTGCGGCGGGTGTTCTTCCACGTCGTGAGCCTGGCGGCGCTGTCCTTCATCTTCCTGATGTACCGCCGGACCTCCATGGACCAGCGGCTGGTGCGCATGGCGCTGGCGCTCATCACGGGCGGCGCGCTGGGCAACTTCCTGGACCGGCTGGTTCGCGGCTACGTCATCGACTTCATCGACTGGCATTGGCGCAACCAGCCAGGCATGCGCTGGCCCACCTTCAACGTGGCGGACGCGGCCATCTGCGTGGGCGTGGCCTTCATGCTGC
Encoded here:
- the lspA gene encoding signal peptidase II, translating into MKASLRLLFLVATTVLLADQVTKYLAVSRLTDALDGREGLSRVTGYFTQHNLDNNPPPEGERRVTRPYRFIEDYWHFRYVENPGAAWGLFANLPDGVRRVFFHVVSLAALSFIFLMYRRTSMDQRLVRMALALITGGALGNFLDRLVRGYVIDFIDWHWRNQPGMRWPTFNVADAAICVGVAFMLLDSLRVRRPESVGAPLTQSPNP
- a CDS encoding endonuclease/exonuclease/phosphatase family protein, with the translated sequence MKKTLSYLACASMTLTLFALACGDSNPPKVPHPTEDGGVLWKECNPSLASPCGTGEECRIVPHYDRAVCVRPCDAQTACGTAEAACCPIGGAGSASYCLPTEACTSGGQDDGGETTDSGTDSGTNTDSGTNTDSGTDTDSGTNTDAGTNTDAGTDPDAGTNTDAGTDTDAGTDAGPITDAGTDAGTDMDAGTDAGTDTDAGPATDAGTDAGTDTDAGTDAGSGGGTTNIRVMAANLTSGNGQDYDPGHGLRLMQGVDPDVVLIQEFNYKSNSTADIREMVSSTFGSSFSYYRETGAQIPNGIISRWPIIASGEWTDVEVSNRDFAWARIDIPGTKDLWVVSVHLLTRSAGVRNTEARNLVNYITANVPEDDYLVIGGDLNTDSFSESCFGTFSDVVITSAPYPADRNGKTGTNASRAKPYDHVLVDADLNQYRTATVIGSSQFPNGLVLDSRVYTPLSEIAPVQAGDSDASNMQHMGVVKDFVVPY
- a CDS encoding Mut7-C RNAse domain-containing protein; this encodes MVSVRFQGRLNDFLPPEKRGTELEVTPLGSPAVKDLLESLGPPHPEMGEVRVDGALVEFGHRLAPGSRVEVFPSRGVVEGVPRFVLDVGLGRLSGFLRMLGFDTLWRNDYRDDELARVSSSEARILLTRDIGVLKRGEVRLGYFPRATDPAEQLVEVVRRYGLGARMSPFSRCIACNAPLSPAAPHEVVGRVPEGVAERHTRFQQCPDCRRVFWAGTHQERMQALVDRLRTLEVQEG